The region tgaaaccaaattaataaaattatagtctaaaatcatgtacaaaatcTAAAATACACTGTGGAAAAAACTGCATGTCAATCTGACTTTAAAAGAATGAGATgtgcatgtgttaacattttcacataacACAATGTACAAAAACAaacagctgaaaagttgaaaattttaagttttgatatcccgacttcggaggactgtaaatcattgaatgttaaaccaaaaatgataaaattatagtctaaactcatgtacaaactgtaaactacaagttggaaaaaaccacatgtcaatccgacatcaaacaaattagatatgcatgttttaaaacatttacggaatacaaaaaaactgaaaaactaaaaacttccagctttgatatctcgaatTTGGGGGACTATAAgccaatgaatataaaactaaaaatgacaaatttatggTCTAGAATCATGTATAAACTCTAAACTATATGTTAGAAAAAACCTATGTGTCAATCGGAATTGAAACaaatgagatatgcatcttttaaacgtttcacaaaaaccggtaCCGGCCCTAAAAATGGTTTCGGTTCCAAACACTGGTTCcagtttttagacccggtttaccccgacccgatggacccaaacccggattactcGGAACCCACTTCTTAGGTGTGACATGAAACCACACTTTTGTGGTAATTGCTAATATGTCGCCTACGTGACATTGTGGTTTCATGAAGGAGTATGAGTGTGACACCACTCCTTAGGTGTGACATGAAACCACTCCGGTTTACCAAGACCCGATAGACCCAAACccgggtttttttttttattaaaaataaaaattttaattattaaaaaaattgagTGTGACACCACTACTTAGGTGTGACATGAAATCACACTTTTGTGGTAATTGCTAATATTTCGCCTACGTAACACTGTGGTTTCATGAAGGAGTATGACACCACTCCCTCCAACCTAATTAACTACcatatatatgttggattagtgtctaagtccataactattttggtatgtacttgacccgatggtgcatggtccttttgggttgccttcaccaaagcaacttaattggagaaataaatagagagagaggttattatgatttattaatatgttataaggataatatattaaaggagaaatcatatttgtttaattaatattggtcaataattaattgagaattaattttgtgatcaagtgtaattaattaaactagaggggctgaattgtaattatgtgatagttacaaaataaggtaaggattatcttataagggtggtgaacgaatttaaggttggaaagccttagaattcgagtatgataaggattcaaggattatcttattggttgcttaatggataatcaactagataaggataatgactgaaaccctatctctacacctatataaacacccctagggttatgaattcgtgtatcccttcccaagaagtcccaaatacgaattctaacctccctcctctctccttataccttctccacttgcttatggtgtttgtaagccattagaggagtgacacttgtgactctctgctttccaaggtcaattcaaggaggaattggattgttattgctatataacaatcaaggtatgttcttaaacctattttcatgtgaattctgatttccatatgctagtattagggttcaaagtcttggattcaaagtatgtacaatagagaaacctagatccgagctttagggtttgtatgagcacataggatgtcttatgaccaaaacccattagtggtatcagagccatgattggtttctattgtattgatgcttgatgtaactgaaaatcgtgttttggcctcactgttcgacctgactcggcgagtcactcttggactcggcgagtcagccctactcggcgagttccagagggtgactcggcgagtcggtgcgtcagacagtgcttatctcgggatttcttgctgtttatgcattgggataattaccttatcatgttagattaatattaatccgattatatgatatatttgactataattttaatctaattgaagatatttatcaattaataggataattgtttccttataagataattgattaattattttgagtaaattgataaattattttgcaagaaatcatcaaatatggataattatgtgattaaatgttaatttgaattatttgttatttgatccttgttgttatgaaaagtttcatatttgaccctttaggttttatagtttaaatttgaaccccaaaagttttgttgttttgaaatttaaatagttgaaaccctgatgttttaaaaaatgtttcaaaacttgccctcaagttttggaatttaaattttgattaaatagtttaattttgatgcatatttaaattctaaaccctaatgtgttgaaatgtttcaaaacttgccctcaagttttggaatttaaaagttgattaaaagtttaattaggaatgttaaattctaaaaccctagcatagttttgaaaaagttcgaatcacacccttatggttttattaattaattaaggtgtataattaaaagaagtttaataaatccataaaagtttaggtttacaatttaagtgaattaaaggtataattgttaaattgaaccacctaatattttaaaagtgtaaaatacaccctatactatatataacattaaaagtctaacattatatatatgtataactaaaagtcagtcttaccgttagtaggcctcattcacgaagctggtctataaggggtgtttaaggaaattgcctataaaatggcgattgaatgggtatccctcttacccaccgcactcttgactagtggagggtcgttagccgaacgggtaggataggacgaaaccttccattataagtataatgaattataaaagtaactaaatgtttttcaaaattcccaatcttagttacttaggcaaaagtgaattgatgcaattccatgaaattacactttgtgcccttgcaaagacgttagtggagcgtgtgtggttaaccggcacactaaatgggtctaagcaaaggtagcaaagggtgactcaatgtttgtcatagttcggtggagcgtgtgtggtttaccggcacatcgaataggtgactgtaacatgtgagggcaccatgtaagtttgcatggttattcacacccgctttgtgatcctcggcatcccagtcacaaacaagaggggcatatcgagatttaaacatgccattgaaagttcaatgtatctcaaaggatctaggagttttcatagatttaaaacttaaatttctttttcgtttttcgtggtggaaattagtgaatcgtcattcacttaccttcaaatattctgcaattagggttacggcatccctctcccgagttgtagaatattgtgttgggtcctagccttagtatctcatttgggtgatttactaaggactctatctatcaactaacttgaattcgtttttctcccgttttgtagatgtcaaagttcgacaactatggtcttcccaaatcccgtggaacaagcattccacatgaagatgatattccacgattcgatcgaggaacaagaaatcatgcttcacttcctcctcctcctcctattgttctccccaacccacaagatcgaagaattgaaaggtttaatatcactaaagccttattggaaatgaaacatgaagatggtaaacccgtgtgtgcccacgttctaggaatgaaatcacacattgataggttgataatgttgggtgtgtcattcccaaatgagttggctgtgaattgggttttgcagtcacttccagaatcatataatgagttcaaaagaaagtattatatgatgaatcatgacgacaacctcattgacctaacttgcatgctcattgctgctgaatcagaaatgatttggcgaagcaatggagcgcatttgttgggaaagtcaaccgaccatacttccgaggacgttctaggagaaccgacctgcgtttgctgccaaaagaaagggcgttggatacaagtctgccacaagagcctgaagagtccaaaagatgggagagtcaaagagtatggctgcacttcaggtaaaatccactatctaactccattaagttcctattcattgattcttaatacataatgtgatatgattgcatttgaatgttttgcaggatcggtgaaaagaaaggaagcttggtaaaAGAGCAAgaagaatctaatcacaaggaatggatcttgatcgcatggacttgaatttttgagcttagaaagttatgataaagttgttagaaattttcttttgtacatagttttcaatggattttgcattgtaaggacaaatgttttccgctgtttttataaataaaataaattttgtttgacttatttatttaattgtttatttccttacaatgaaatcattatgagaatcgatgtttgaatatttctacaacgaatggatatgattcttgtttatgttatttatggaaatgtcaagaatttaccaaatagggagagtttctcatcgcccaaagtttcaatcagacagaaatttggaatcatgcaacttggttgcatgatgaatgagaaattcatatttggaaattagaccaattcgttgacaaagtgtcaagtgaaggactaggagatcaagtacacagagttgcgtgttgatcaagaccaccataagagtaacaatgatattcgtcatgatttactaaaggtttagtaaatatgattatacttacaagattaagtgtaattttgaattgattaaagggtttagatcaatagcagaacgaataagaagaatcaagtaggcagaaagataaaagtttctccattctaagaagatgggagagtaccttttatgctttatgataggtcttaatgattaagaaccatatctcaattgatcctctaagtgagtcttagtacaattgtatgtctaagaagaggaatcgagaattgaagaaatggttaaatcaataagtcaatcatacttcattccaataacaagtcttaaagttaagattgtgacattgagtgaaaggtattaagaaggtttgtaactttcattaaatgtggaaagttgtgatgtcttgaataagacaaagaccaacttggaccaatttatgaagtgttttgataaaagatacactaactcttgaatatttgtttgtcaataaatggtttttgacaagagaatcatatatgtcaaggagtcagtgggagtcttaatggtcttgaaaggtttcaagaacaaatcaaataaaccttatcgatcatcactagcacacgagttgaggtttacaacctatcgtgttgacattattttgattctgtgccaatccaatcgagttaattatgcatgtgagttctatgagttctcattttgaacgcataaaaggcaaagcaccttaatcaatgaaaggtacattgataggaaagggtgagctgtttAACtatttggaagacatggtgggcagctgtgctaccataaggcaagaaatcaagattaagatagttcggtccatatgagtttgaatttgtcgtaaacgttggttttgacaaattcacatggataggaacatttacaccgtttaaaatctaagtgtcataagatttcctccttcatgaaaatgattgtgaggaaatgttttcactaagaaagattttaagaagatagtgaaattgcattctcgaattcaattatggttacggcatccctttccataatttgaattgtgaggtttggcaattagtcttaattgtttagacacacatatgaactatcgaaggcaaaggtgtataaagaatccttgataaaagattatcaaagcactaagtattagaaacatgaacttaagaaattcaacaaGCAttgtttctgaaagttaagatgttcatgaatacatgtcgaagctagtgggagcataagtgttatgttttataataatcatcaagatagtgggagcataaaagttatgattttatgattattaaggaaagtattgcaagattagcaatattaattatagaaaccaagagtcatactttgcaaagttgcaataattgaagagttgttttgctataattaagggagagaatattatgcttcatttcagatctaaaggtttaggttgagaaatgttaataaaattagtcaaaggtacaaagtgtgttcttaaaatttcgattatgattacggcatccctcttcacaattcgaattttgagaacatagcaaataaaacattatgcattgtgtcccatacgcttcgggtataggatcgattgcaaatgctttaatgtttgaccattctaaaattttccaaatgtcgagcgcatttagagggaaaagggactagaattggttttgactaaaataattaaacaactatcaaaggacaatccaagttcgacgaagattggtcgcttgtgaaagttggaagtatagtattggaaaatatggaaatgtttccatattggatggaccgtatcgacatcattacgaatagataagattctattaagaatgagttgtcatatggaacatatggaagtgtgtccatattgggaattgaatattgagaaatctatgactagattagaaacttctatgcaaaagggtgttcaaagaaagtaccttgagtgagagacatcacatctatggaattgtctggtaacaatctccgatagaagactttgtaatatcattggcaatagtctttgtgactttggtgcagtgacattacgaaaggataagttgcatagaatgttagaatctggcATAATCTATAagaagcaagaatttgatattctttcacttatgaaaaggatttggagttgtgaaatgagaatgattggaaacgtgttcaatgtgatctatttcacaaagtaagaaccataggtaaacattgtgtgcatgctagaagcatgagacaagtgttggaattcaagtgagaagttgattacccgaaacgacaaataatgagtaatcgatatggtgataaataaaaggagttttatttatactcaaaggtttgaggccatatgggattagtattattcttgtgtttcacatttgcatgttttgacttccagaataattgagtttattaagaataatcgaattattcaaacgggccacagtcgttcatatgttggaagtagatatgaatgaagactgtcatgaattggtgtgtggattgtctaaaagagtattagacataagcaaatgtttgctgcaacgttcatgagtgcttatgaatatgatttgagcattggattaaacccaagctcacttggatcactccatggattgtatcacgagtgattggtgagacgataacatcttatattcttgaaaccgagatgtgtgagttgtatcttgcgaatcggttgcacattgataatatgtaaacgcaccagtaacttggtgttataaaacatattgttgtgtgtgattcggtgcgtgagtacaagcaagcattgtatcaaagtttatccgttccttttatccaaagtaggataaaagcgatatctttgggcccctcgatggtttagtgatgacaaacgtaaatgctcggccgggctagggctaatttgatttgttcaattagtcagtcgtcataaatcagaaatcgagaagtagtacaaaagagaatgatttgaaatcatatctcatatgatatctagaatggaggaatatatgatcccttatctaaggacacgcgtatttgatatgatcagagttgacagcggctttggaaagctacgattgcagatcgggatccgaagtcatacgcagaatagttgttagacttatccaagtgggagactgttggattagtgtctaagtccataactattttggtatgtacttgacccgatggtgcatggtccttttgggttgccttcaccaaagcaacttaattggagaaataaatagagagagaggttattatgatttattaatatgttataaggataatatattaaaggagaaatcatatttgtttaattaatattggtcaataattaattgagaattaattttgtgatcaagtgtaattaattaaactagaggggctgaattgtaattatgtgatagttacaaaataaggtaaggattatcttataagggtggtgaacgaatttaaggttggaaagccttagaattcgagtatgataaggattcaaggattatcttattggttgcttaatggataatcaactagataaggataatgactgaaaccctatctctacacctatataaacacccctagggttatgaattcgtgtatcccttcccaagaagtcccaaatacgaattctaacctccctcctctctccttataccttctccacttgcttatggtgtttgtaagccattagaggagtgacacttgtgactctctgctttccaaggtcaattcaaggaggaattggattgttattgctatataacaatcaaggtatgttcttaaacctattttcatgtgaattctgatttccatatgctagtattagggttcaaagtcttggattcaaagtatgtacaatagagaaacctagatccgagctttagggtttgtatgagcacataggatgtcttatgaccaaaacccatcaatatatatatatatatatatatatatatatatatatatatatatatatataatgagaacacttaaaaggttgagaatgcgagaacaagtatattcatttgtgatttcatgtattcatttgtggagaaatgataaatttttacacACAATCAatattaatatgttttttctcttcaattgaaattaaaggcataaaaaattattatttctcCACTAATGAATAATGGAATCACACATGAATATACTTGTTCTCGCGTTCTTAACTTTTTTGATGTCTCATTTGATCTTACTCCTTATAGACCACTAGGGAAAGGTtatttagaaaacaaaaaaaccctaaaaatcataataatgcataaaaaaaatactaagacatcacaaaacttttttttaattttttttatcaaaaaatcgcagCATTTTTTATAATTtcgctgaaaaaaaataaaaaatcattctttttttgtaaaaaaaaaatttaattttttttcaacgaTTTTGACATAAAAGTtgcgattttttgataaaaaaattcaaaaaaaaagttttagggtctataagtattttttttatgtattttaatgaTTGTTagagtttttttgttttccatagagtctaaacctatatatatatatatatatatatatatatatatatatatatatatatatatatatatatatatatatatatatatatatatatatatatatatatatatatatatatatatatatatatatatatatattctatgtaAAAGTTATCAGCTCATTAGGGGCACCTTGACTTCCCCCGACCCCCATAGAGCTCCACTTGCATCCGCTCTTATTTGAAACTGAAGCATATAAGTTTTGAAAATAAATTATAGAGTCTGGTTTATTTAATAGAAATCGAATGTTTTAATTTGTACAAAACAAATTAACGTATACCatatattttttactttttttattatttattattttatattttgagaATCgctttttataaattaaaatttgcCAAATCAGATTATATATGGCGTTTGTATaaggcttttttttttttgttttgttttgtttttttttaaataatagtgAATCCCAACACTTTGAGGTGTGAATAATTGTACCAGAGTGATTTAAGACTTCTTTTTTTGACtcaaaaagtgtaaaaattgcctCATTCATTACTCCCCCAGTTTGATATTATACTTTGTTCGAAATATGTAAATGGATATTATAACTATATAACCATattagaaattaaatatttttctaCTTTTTGACCCAATTAAATTGTGACCTATGTAACAATATGTAACAAATATAGGACAATAGTTTCGTTTTTTTGCCAAATATAAAATGTGGATATTATAATTCCAAATCCACAAATTTAGTCCCTTCATTGGAATTATCTTTTTTAACATTTTGGATTACAATCGAAACAATGAAACATCACACATAAGACAAGTGTCTCAAATATCTATAACAAAAATTATGACATCATTCCCCAAGTTTTAACCTGTTTTTTGACCCAACCTTTGTCACTTAGGTTGGCTTTCAATtccaaaaatcttcaaaatcacCCATCCCTTTCATTGTAAGAACTCGAATATATAATAATACCCAAGAAGATACAGATTAAATATTCTACTCAACAAAtaggatgatttttttttttactatttcatTTAGCTTTTCAGAATGTATTAGGTGATTTCCTTTTGTTATTATTCTTCAAACATTTTTTCCCACAACTTATTGGTCTTTCTGGATTAGGTCAATGTCATCAAATGAATAatacacattttttaaaattgtATTCAATAGGTTCTTATTTTTTgtctattttatttttcattacaCTATAAAAGATAGGTTTTAACCGGATAAATTGATATGAAATCATGATGTCAAATGTGACATGAAATATGACAAAATTTGTTCGAATAAGTTTACATGACACTAACATTATGTCCAGTATCCGATTAGAATGACTATAATTATAGCGtagataaatataatttttattaatttctaTCGGttgatttattttattaaatatgcAAAATAATGTGGAAAAGAAGTCGTAAAAAACATTTATTATGACTATCAAAATGACATCCAACATCAAATATTAAGAGTACACATCAatagaaagaaaaaaacaaaaacaaaatgctATAATACGTATACAAACAAATATATATCCTTAATGAAAGCACACACCCTAATTAAAAACCTTGCATCCACCACTAAGTACAACACACGTTGATGAAAGTGACATATATGGTATGGGAACAAAAGGTACACCTAATACAACAATTCAACATTGTTATTTCCACCACCATTTGGAATTGGAAAGAATCCCTAATGATAGCCGGCACTCTTCTAAGTAAAGTAACCCTTCTATTTACATACCACTCAAACTCTTTTCCACAAATCTTTCTTCTTCCATCTTTACAAAACCACCATTAGAACTTAGAACACCATGGACAGGTTAATAACATTAGAGCCATCAAATGTGGTTGCAATACGGATCGAACAAGGTCAAAGGTGTTATGGTCAACTCACATTACGAAACGTCATGTACACAATGCCCGTAGCTTTCCGTTTACAACCAATGAACAAATCACGTTACACTATCCGTCCACAATCCGGGATCATTTCCCCACTAACAACCGTTACAATCGAAATCACATACGATTTTCAAGATTCATCTCTCCCGAGGGGTGGCTCGTTTCCTTACTCTGACGACTCATTCTTGCTACACAGTGTCGTGGTCCCCGGTGCTTCTGCTAAAAACCCAACCTCGACCCATGATTCGGTCCCGAGTGATTGGTTCACAACCCGTAAAAAACAAGTTTTTTTGGATAGCGCCATACGGGTAATGTTCGTCGGGTCGATGGTGATGACCCGACTTGTGAAGAACGGGTCGATAGATGAAATTCGCGAGGTTTTAGAAAAGAGTGATCCGAGTTGGAACGCGGTCGACTCGGTTGACTCGGAAGGTCAATCGTTACTCCATTTAGCGGTTTCCAAAAGTCGACCCGATTTAGTCCAGGTGTTACTTGAGTTCGACCCGGACGTCGAGTGTCGAAACTGGTCCGGGTCGACCCCACTCGAGTCCGCGGCTAGCTCGGGTGAGACCTTGATTGTCGAGCTGTTACTGGCTCACCGAGCTAGCATCGAGCGGTTTGAGTCATCCACATGGGGTGCGGTTCATTTAGCCGCAGGTGGTGGTCATGTGGATGTTTTGAAGCTTCTTTTGCTCCGAGGTGCGAATGTGAACTCCCTTATGAAAGACGGGAACACCGCGTTACACCTGGCGGTGGAGGAGCGGCGGCGAGACTGTGCTCGAGTCCTCCTGGCCGCCGGAGCAAAGGTCGATATCGGAAATTCCGATAACGAAACTCCGTTACACATCTCCGCCGCCCTCGGAGACGATAACATGGTGAAGCTTCTGTTACAAAAGGGGTGTAATAAGGACATTAAGAACAAATTAGGTAAAACGGCGTATGACGTGGCGGCGGAGCATGGGCACACGCGGTTGTTTGATGTGCTCCGGTTGGGTG is a window of Lactuca sativa cultivar Salinas chromosome 1, Lsat_Salinas_v11, whole genome shotgun sequence DNA encoding:
- the LOC111916591 gene encoding protein VAPYRIN; this encodes MDRLITLEPSNVVAIRIEQGQRCYGQLTLRNVMYTMPVAFRLQPMNKSRYTIRPQSGIISPLTTVTIEITYDFQDSSLPRGGSFPYSDDSFLLHSVVVPGASAKNPTSTHDSVPSDWFTTRKKQVFLDSAIRVMFVGSMVMTRLVKNGSIDEIREVLEKSDPSWNAVDSVDSEGQSLLHLAVSKSRPDLVQVLLEFDPDVECRNWSGSTPLESAASSGETLIVELLLAHRASIERFESSTWGAVHLAAGGGHVDVLKLLLLRGANVNSLMKDGNTALHLAVEERRRDCARVLLAAGAKVDIGNSDNETPLHISAALGDDNMVKLLLQKGCNKDIKNKLGKTAYDVAAEHGHTRLFDVLRLGDRLSVAARKGEVRAINRLLDGGAAINGVDQHGWTGLHRASFKGHTDVVRVLIEKGVNIDARDEDGYTAMHCAVESGNVDVLELLVKKGADVKARTNKGVTAMQIADSLNYAGVIRILINGGANRDEVKKVSQSLPAFGNKIGGRLDKETIKKRTTRAKVVRGSFGYSGSPLARVS